The genomic region CCGCCATCTTCTCCGCCAGGAAACCGGAGCGCCTGCCTTACGTAAAGCGACGCGATGTCGTAATGACGTGTCATCTGGGCGTGTCGAAGTACGTCCTGTAGCGGTCATTTCTTCTAGCACGGCgatatatatttactgtttctCGTATCTAACCTGACACTGTAGCAACAGATCTCCCACTGAATGCTGTCACTGTTGGTAAAAAACGGAGATATAATTTAATTCATCGAAGTAGAAAGTTGTGGCTTTGTCTCCCATTCAAATGAGCTTCGCAGGGCTCCCCCTGCTGGAGCTATGATGGTATCGCCCCCTTTGGTTGCGGAACAGCGGTAACGTTAATGTAACATAACATGGACAACCGCCATTAAATAcccagaagaagaggaagaagcagaagcagGCATAACGATTtcgtgtatttttattttcaccgTATAacaaagtgcatgtgtgtgtagaggaTTCAGTAATGGAGGCGGTTTACACCCAAGGCATTTGGATGGCGGAAAGTCTCCAGGAGAGGACGAGGAGTCAGGAGAGATTGTGGCTGGTTGTCACTCACATAGGAGACCCCAAAGCTGCCTTCCTCCTCGTCTTTCCTTTCACATATTTCATCAGCAAACGAACTGGAGTCGCGGTTCTCTGGGTCGCAGCTATTTCGGAGTGGTTGAACTTGGTTTTCAAATGGTAAAAAACAAGCAACCGGCACCTCTTAAACCTGATTTTTTTGTAGGGTAGGGTTTACATCCCTACATTTTAGCAAGGAGCTAAGCCTCATTTCATCGCAGTCAGTGTCACACATTTATAATATCAAACacgttttttttctcttttcagacATTTGCAACTATGAAGTTTAAAATTGACCTTACATGGAGTCCGACCATTTGTATTGTGCGATGCGAAACAGGCATTAGCGGAACCACTTATATGCAGCACAGGAAAGCGGCTATGACTTGTGGCAATTTCCTCAACACAAGAAAGTGCTCAGAAAGAAAAGATAGTTGATCCAAGGGGCCACAAAGTAAAATTTAGGAAATTAAAGGAACATATATCCCAGGAAATGTAGGAGACGATATTCAGTGTTAGTGAGTGTGACAAATAGAATGGacttttacatttactgtaaatatacctAGATTATTACAAGGACAGCTACATGACTAATACAGCCATATGCAGCGAtatattaaagttttttttttccaggataCTGTTTGGAGAGAGGCCTTTCTGGTGGATAGGTGAATCACATCTGTTTGTCAGCCAGCAACCCAAAGTTCACCAGTTTTCTTCCACCTGTGAAACCGGCCCAGGTAAGAAGTCTTCAAAGAGAAATGCGAtgatgtggatgtggatgtgtgttttttttcacagtcGGTCAATCTGTATACCTGGTCTCTGTCTCTTAGGCAGTCCATCAGGACATGCAATGGTGACAGGTGCAGTCTTGTGGGTCGTGGTGTCCTCCCTGGGGTCGTTTCTGTACTCTCGTACTCACAGGTAAGCCgattttaaaatatgcagttATGGCTTAGATATTTGCAGGATATCAGAGCTCTTTCTGAATGAATTTCTCCAGTGTGGTGTTATCAGCTGTTCCCTACCTGCTCTATGTGGTGACTCTGGTGGCAGTTGGAATCTCCAGGGTTTTTATCCTTGCCCACTTCCCTCACCAGGTCATTGCTGGCTCCATAACAGGTCTGAAGTTGAACTGTATTGAATTATACAGTGaag from Mastacembelus armatus chromosome 19, fMasArm1.2, whole genome shotgun sequence harbors:
- the g6pc3 gene encoding glucose-6-phosphatase 3 — its product is MEAVYTQGIWMAESLQERTRSQERLWLVVTHIGDPKAAFLLVFPFTYFISKRTGVAVLWVAAISEWLNLVFKWILFGERPFWWIGESHLFVSQQPKVHQFSSTCETGPGSPSGHAMVTGAVLWVVVSSLGSFLYSRTHSVVLSAVPYLLYVVTLVAVGISRVFILAHFPHQVIAGSITGFFLGVVLNHRVPEGRPLLFFFSISIGLMLSALMVHGGLQQLGIDPSWSIALAKKWCSRAEWIRLDTAPFSSLFRDCGALLGLGLAQYWKAGGWSLPWAPRALSLAISSMGLYHVHRLPLPVQSQGLFYVLFMVKFIMVPQIVMVLVPGLVHLFTHKKKKE